The following proteins are co-located in the Manihot esculenta cultivar AM560-2 chromosome 9, M.esculenta_v8, whole genome shotgun sequence genome:
- the LOC122724649 gene encoding uncharacterized protein LOC122724649 yields MSFSNYYFFFFIVLAIPTHLAADFAPDNCEKTPFLGECTSLLKSAPEADKKDVQSFAKFALKTTCSNGVTMQEKISSLLKTTSDEFVKKCLTKCSELYLGSTKKLEESIVAFDSKAYKDVQASLTEAIAGSDDCRVSFKEKVEAEDPLGDLNFEFNKLCSVSKKLVEMAETN; encoded by the coding sequence ATGTCTTTCTCAAACtactacttcttcttcttcattgttCTTGCAATCCCTACTCACCTAGCTGCAGATTTTGCACCTGACAATTGCGAAAAAACCCCATTTTTAGGCGAATGCACGTCGCTTTTGAAATCAGCCCCAGAAGCAGATAAAAAAGATGTGCAAAGCTTTGCAAAATTTGCACTAAAAACGACATGTTCAAATGGAGTTACAATGCAGGAGAAAATTTCCTCATTGTTGAAAACAACTTCAGATGAATTCGTCAAGAAATGCCTCACAAAGTGCTCTGAGCTCTACTTAGGTTCAACCAAAAAGCTTGAAGAGTCCATTGTAGCTTTCGATTCTAAAGCTTATAAGGATGTTCAGGCATCGCTCACGGAAGCAATCGCAGGGTCAGACGATTGTAGGGTTTCATTTAAAGAAAAAGTTGAGGCTGAAGATCCATTGGGTGATTTGAACTTTGAGTTTAACAAGCTTTGCTCAGTTTCTAAAAAATTAGTAGAAATGGCAGAGACAAACTAG
- the LOC110623348 gene encoding putative invertase inhibitor, translating into MSFSNYYFFFFFFFIVLAIPTHQISYLVTNTCEKTSFLDLCISVLGSAPETDVKDVQDLAKFALKMASLNGTAMHMQISSLLNTSSDEFIKQCLSDCSEIYIDATDQLEDSMVALDFKAFKDINTWVNAAITGSETCENGFKEEKGIVSPLSDLNLKFSQLCEISLAIVKILATS; encoded by the coding sequence ATGTCTTTCTCAAACtactacttcttcttcttcttcttcttcattgttCTTGCAATTCCTACTCACCAAATCTCATATTTAGTAACTAATACTTGTGAAAAAACCTCATTTTTAGACCTATGCATTTCAGTTCTAGGATCAGCCCCAGAAACAGATGTAAAAGATGTGCAAGACTTAGCAAAATTTGCACTAAAAATGGCATCTTTAAATGGAACTGCAATGCACATGCAAATTTCCTCATTGTTGAACACAAGTTCAGATGAATTCATCAAGCAATGCCTCTCAGATTGCTCTGAAATTTACATAGATGCAACTGATCAGCTTGAAGATTCCATGGTAGCTTTGGATTTTAAAGCTTTTAAGGATATTAATACATGGGTCAATGCTGCAATCACAGGTTCAGAAACTTGTGAGAATGgatttaaagaagaaaaagggatTGTATCTCCACTGTCTGATTTAAACCTTAAGTTTAGCCAGCTTTGCGAAATTTCTTTAGCAATAGTAAAAATCTTGGCTACAAGCTAG
- the LOC110623591 gene encoding pectinesterase has protein sequence MASKFSAIPLLLILFFSLSHARFSPIFTSPETLCNSTPHPSFCKSSLPYNNPGTIHDYAKVSISQSLTNARNFLSLVQYYLTLPSTSYESTIRALEDCQFLAQLNIDSLSYAFETIDNSYDLPGSHSDDLLTLLSATLTNVETCLDGLQSTASASSILKAFSAPLSNGTQCYSVSLSLFRGGWVPKTAEGRLLTERKSINFPNFEKGARKFLPLQSTNGRKLLERFTDGVSVSKMVVVNPYGNGDFATITDAVNSAPNNTGSGDGYFVIYVVAGVYNEYVSIPKNKKYLMMIGDGINQTIITGNRSVVDGWTTFNSSTFAVVGKGFVAVNITFQNTAGAIKHQAVAVRNGADLSAFYNCSFEGYQDTLYTHSLRQFYRDCEIYGTIDYIFGNAAVVFQNCKIYSRLPLSGQFNTVTAQGRTDPNQNTGTSIQNCSILAAEDLASSNGTTKSYLGRPWKEYSRTVVMQSFIDSLIDPSGWAPWSGDFALDTLYYAEFDNTGPGSKTTERVTWPGYHLINATDAANFTVSNFTQGDVWLPATGVPYFDGLL, from the exons ATGGCTTCCAAGTTTTCTGCCATTCCCCTTCTTCTCATACTCTTCTTCTCCCTCTCCCATGCACGCTTCTCACCCATCTTCACTTCTCCAGAAACTCTTTGCAATTCCACGCCTCACCCTTCCTTCTGCAAATCCTCTTTACCATACAACAATCCTGGAACCATCCATGATTATGCCAAGGTTTCCATTTCTCAGTCATTGACAAATGCAAGAAACTTTCTTTCACTCGTTCAATACTACTTGACACTTCCCTCTACTTCCTATGAGTCCACCATTCGAGCTCTTGAAGATTGCCAGTTCCTAGCTCAGCTGAACATAGACTCATTATCTTATGCATTTGAAACTATTGATAATTCTTATGATCTTCCAGGGTCACATAGTGATGATTTATTAACCTTGCTTAGTGCCACTTTAACGAACGTGGAAACTTGCCTGGATGGCCTTCAATCCACCGCATCAGCTTCAAGTATCTTAAAGGCCTTCTCTGCACCTCTTTCTAATGGCACTCAGTGTTACAGTGTCTCCCTCTCTCTTTTTCGCGGTGGTTGGGTTCCTAAGACAGCAGAAGGTAGATTGTTAACAGAAAGAAAGAGCATAAACTTCCCCAACTTTGAAAAGGGTGCCAGAAAGTTCTTGCCTTTACAGTCTACAAATGGAAGAAAACTCCTTGAAAGATTTACAGATGGTGTTTCAGTGAGCAAAATGGTGGTGGTGAATCCGTATGGAAATGGAGATTTTGCTACTATAACCGACGCTGTGAATTCTGCGCCTAATAACACAGGTAGCGGCGACGGATATTTTGTCATTTACGTAGTTGCTGGGGTTTATAACGAGTATGTTTCTATTCCAAAGAACAAGAAATATTTGATGATGATCGGAGACGGCATTAACCAGACTATCATCACCGGCAACAGGAGTGTCGTTGATGGCTGGACTACATTCAATTCTTCAACATTTG CTGTCGTCGGGAAAGGATTTGTTGCAGTGAACATAACATTTCAGAACACAGCAGGAGCTATTAAGCATCAAGCAGTAGCAGTTAGAAATGGAGCTGATTTATCTGCATTCTACAACTGCAGCTTTGAAGGGTATCAAGACACCTTATATACTCATTCTCTCAGGCAATTCTACAGGGACTGCGAGATATACGGCACCATAGATTACATATTCGGCAACGCCGCAGTCGTCTTCCAGAACTGCAAGATTTATTCGAGACTTCCCTTAAGTGGCCAGTTCAATACAGTGACTGCACAAGGCAGAACCGATCCTAACCAAAACACAGGCACTTCAATACAAAATTGCTCTATATTAGCAGCTGAGGACTTGGCCTCAAGCAATGGCACTACAAAATCTTACCTGGGGAGGCCATGGAAGGAGTATTCAAGAACAGTTGTGATGCAATCTTTCATTGATAGCTTGATTGATCCTTCTGGTTGGGCTCCATGGTCTGGAGATTTTGCACTTGATACACTTTATTATGCAGAATTTGATAATACTGGTCCAGGATCAAAAACTACTGAAAGAGTTACGTGGCCTGGTTATCATTTGATCAATGCCACCGACGCGGCTAACTTCACCGTTTCCAACTTCACACAAGGAGATGTCTGGTTGCCGGCGACCGGAGTGCCCTATTTTGATGGTTTGCTGTGA
- the LOC110623590 gene encoding F-box/LRR-repeat protein 3 — MSSESMLSVLTEDLLVRINDNLSDNSDRKTWRLVCKEFLRVDSLTRKTLRVLRIEFLSALIRKYCNIDTLDLSVCPSIDDGMVSLLLSGESEGWPRWKVKSLNLSRATGLKFSGLEMLIRACPFLERLDVSYCCAFGDREAAAISGAGGLRELKMDKCLGVSDVGLAKIAVRCGRLERLSLKWCMEISDLGVDLLCKKCLELKYLDVSYLKVTSESLRSIASLPKLEVLAMVSCPLVDDLGVQFLENACPLLQEIDVSRCERLTSSSLISIIRGHSGLRQIRAAYCFSELSPALLHYLKDLKNMSSIIINGARVSDSIFMTMSRYCRPLAEIGLSKCIGVTNMGIIQLVSGCINLKIISLICCHSITDAAISAIADSCRNLVCLKLESCDMITEKGIEQLGSRCLLLEDLDLTDCSGIDDRALECLSRCSRLVCLKLGLCTNISDKGLFYIASNCSKLQELDLYRCTGIGDDGVAALSSGCKKLKKLNLSYCNNITDRGIKILGYLEELSDLELRGLGKITSVGLTAFAAKCGTLADLDLKHCWNIDDMGFCALAYYSRNLRQINLSYCNISDLALCMMMGNLTRLQDAKLVLLKNVTLMGFELALRACCVRIKKVKLDSALRYMLTEEMLGILHARGCTIRWD, encoded by the exons aTGTCTTCTGAATCCATGCTTTCGGTCTTAACGGAGGATTTACTCGTTCGGATCAATGACAATCTCAGTGACAACTCAGATCGCAAAACATGGCGACTCGTTTGCAAAGAATTCCTCCGAGTCGACTCACTAACTCGTAAAACTCTCCGAGTCCTCCGCATCGAGTTCTTATCAGCTCTTATCCGAAAGTATTGTAACATTGATACTCTGGACCTCTCTGTGTGTCCAAGTATTGACGATGGGATGGTGTCTCTGCTGCTGAGTGGTGAGTCAGAGGGTTGGCCGCGGTGGAAGGTGAAATCTTTGAACTTAAGTAGGGCCACCGGGTTGAAATTTTCGGGGCTGGAGATGCTGATACGCGCTTGCCCATTTCTGGAACGGCTTGACGTGTCGTATTGTTGTGCGTTCGGAGACAGGGAGGCAGCGGCAATATCGGGTGCTGGAGGGTTGAGGGAGCTGAAGATGGATAAGTGCTTGGGAGTAAGTGATGTTGGGCTGGCGAAGATAGCTGTGCGATGCGGAAGATTGGAGAGGCTAAGCTTGAAGTGGTGCATGGAGATATCTGATCTGGGTGTTGATCTTTTGTGCAAGAAGTGCCTCGAATTGAAGTATCTTGATGTGTCCTATCTCAAG GTGACAAGTGAATCACTTCGTTCTATTGCTTCTTTGCCAAAGCTGGAGGTTTTGGCTATGGTGTCCTGCCCTTTGGTGGATGATCTTGGAGTGCAATTTCTTGAAAATGCTTGCCCTTTACTACAG GAAATTGATGTATCAAGGTGTGAGCGTTTGACCTCGTCCAGCTTAATTTCCATAATTAGAGGACACAGTGGACTTAGACAGATAAGAGCTGCTTACTGCTTTTCT gAACTTTCCCCTGCTCTTCTCCActacttgaaggatttgaagaataTGAGCTCGATAATAATTAATGGGGCTCGTGTTTCAGACTCTATTTTCATGACCATGAGTAGATATTGCAGGCCTTTGGCTGAAATTGGGTTGAGCAAATGTATAGGGGTGACCAACATGGGCATCATTCAGCTTGTTTCTGGCTGTATCAATTTGAAGATCATCAGTTTAATATGTTGTCATTCCATAACTGATGCTGCAATTTCTGCTATAGCAGACTCCTGTAGGAACCTTGTGTGCCTGAAGTTAGAGTCTTGTGATATGATCACTGAGAAAGGTATTGAACAGCTTGGCTCACGTTGCTTGCTGCTTGAGGACCTTGATCTTACTGATTGTTCTGGCATAGATGACAGAG CACTTGAATGCCTCTCCAGATGTTCAAGACTCGTATGCTTGAAATTAGGACTGTGCACAAACATATCAGACAAAGGACTGTTTTATATTGCTTCTAATTGTTCAAAGCTTCAGGAACTAGATTTATACCG CTGTACTGGTATTGGAGATGATGGAGTAGCTGCTTTGTCGAGTGGTTGCAAGAAGTTGAAAAAGCTCAACTTGTCATACTGCAATAATATTACTGATAGAGGGATAAAAATACTTGGCTATTTGGAGGAGCTCTCTGATCTGGAATTGAGAGGACTTGGCAAAATCACCAGTGTAGGTTTGACAGCCTTTGCAGCAAAGTGTGGGACACTAGCAGATTTGGACTTGAAGCATTGTTGGAATATCGATGATATGGGATTTTGTGCGCTCGCCTATTACTCACGGAACTTGCGACAG ATAAACTTGAGTTATTGCAATATATCGGACCTGGCATTGTGCATGATGATGGGAAATCTGACACGACTGCAAGACGCAAAACTGGTGCTTCTTAAAAATGTGACATTGATGGGGTTTGAACTTGCACTTAGGGCTTGCTGTGTTCGGATCAAAAAGGTTAAGTTAGATAGTGCTCTCAGGTATATGTTAACAGAGGAAATGCTGGGGATTTTGCATGCCAGAGGTTGCACAATCAGATGGGATTAG
- the LOC110623728 gene encoding protein ROH1, producing the protein MAVRIGLNPAQAMSYACGFSVLDSTSHFLSSSSLYLSSFIFFCNLLCPLFYSKFLDNMPGTEPQPSFLGRISIRRNQVMDVNYDSEQEDLELFQRNVADRFTDLLSPMDDAASTETLLSISWLRKLTDVFLCCEAEFKAVFIMGRDNSQICKPPMDRLIPELLDRAVKALDICNAVSSGVESVRQYEKFAGIAVSALEQKPMDDGQVKRARKALNSLLTAMNIDDKEKDFKGADRTGSFGRRGNTNSAHKEQVLGYFRSLSMIVAKNWSASKQIQAMCYNLVPPRGGEPTGLALPVYVISCVMVLVMWVLVAAVPCQERSGLATHFQIPRHLTWAHSMLGLQEKIWEEWKKKEKKGSMGLLEEIQRMEKLTMSLIEFADGFQFPGETEKMEEVEAQVAELAEICKKMEEGLVPLQTQIREVFHRIMRSRAEVLEMLDNASRVS; encoded by the coding sequence ATGGCAGTGAGAATTGGTCTCAATCCTGCACAAGCCATGAGCTATGCCTGTGGTTTCTCTGTTTTGGATTCGacctctcattttctttcttcttcttctctttatctatcttcttttattttcttttgtaatCTCTTGTGtcctttattttattcaaaGTTTTTGGACAATATGCCTGGAACAGAGCCTCAGCCATCCTTTCTTGGTAGAATCAGCATCCGCCGGAACCAGGTTATGGACGTCAACTATGATTCAGAGCAAGAAGACCTCGAGCTTTTTCAGAGGAATGTAGCTGATCGCTTTACTGATTTGTTATCTCCAATGGATGATGCAGCTTCCACTGAAACTCTGCTCTCTATTTCATGGCTGAGGAAACTTACAGATGTTTTCTTGTGTTGCGAGGCTGAATTCAAAGCTGTTTTTATAATGGGTCGTGACAATTCGCAAATTTGCAAGCCACCGATGGATCGTTTGATTCCTGAACTCTTGGACAGAGCTGTTAAAGCTCTGGATATATGTAATGCTGTGTCTAGTGGGGTTGAATCTGTGCGTCAGTATGAGAAATTCGCAGGAATTGCAGTCTCTGCTTTGGAGCAGAAGCCAATGGATGATGGCCAAGTAAAGCGAGCGAGGAAGGCTTTGAATTCTTTGTTAACTGCGATGAATATAGATGATAAGGAGAAAGATTTTAAGGGTGCAGATCGAACAGGGTCTTTTGGGAGGAGAGGAAATACAAATTCTGCTCATAAGGAACAAGTACTAGGCTACTTTCGATCTCTTTCGATGATCGTGGCTAAAAATTGGTCTGCTTCTAAGCAGATTCAGGCAATGTGTTATAATCTTGTGCCTCCTCGAGGTGGAGAACCCACAGGACTTGCATTGCCTGTTTATGTAATAAGCTGTGTTATGGTACTTGTAATGTGGGTTCTGGTGGCTGCTGTGCCTTGTCAAGAGAGGAGTGGATTGGCGACGCATTTTCAGATTCCCAGGCACTTAACATGGGCGCATAGCATGCTTGGGCTGCAAGAGAAGATTTGGGAGGAgtggaagaagaaggagaaaaaaggGTCGATGGGGTTGCTGGAAGAGATACAGAGGATGGAGAAATTGACGATGAGTTTGATTGAATTTGCTGATGGGTTTCAGTTTCCAGGGGAGACGGAGAAGATGGAGGAGGTGGAAGCTCAGGTGGCTGAGCTTGCAGAGATTTGCAAGAAAATGGAAGAAGGTTTAGTACCTTTGCAAACGCAAATCAGAGAGGTGTTTCATAGAATTATGAGGAGCAGAGCAGAGGTACTTGAAATGTTGGACAATGCATCCAGGGTTTCTTAA